Below is a window of Streptomyces sp. NBC_01429 DNA.
ATGTTCACGGTCTTGTCGCGGCGGAAGGGGTCCACCCGGGCCGTCGACAGGTCCGCGCGCAGCGCCATGTCCGACTCGTGGATCGCCTGGAAGCCGCGGATCGAGGAGCCGTCGAAGGCCAGCTCCTCGTTCGGGTCGAACGCCTTCGCCGGGATCGTGAAGTGCTGCATCACGCCAGGCAGGTCGCAGAACCGGACGTCGACGAACTTCACGTCCTCGTCCGCGATGAACTTCTTGGCCTCGTCGGCGTTCTGGAACATCCAGCTCCTCCTCCTCCCGTCCCGGGGAGGGGCGGGGGTTATCGGTCGTGCGGCCAGTGCGGTGGCACACGCTGGACCCGACCATAGGTTTCCGGGATTTCTCCAGCATGACCCATTTGTTTCGCCGAAGTTAACCAGCCTGGGCGTGCGCCGGGCGTACGACGGCTCCGCTCCGCTACCCCCGTACCCCGTCCCCATGCCTCCCGCCAACCCCGTTCCGGGTGCCCGAACACCGCCGCAGTACCGTGGACGGGTGGATAACAGGCAAGCAATCGGATCGTGGCTCTCCGGACCGCGCGCGGCGGCCGAACAGATGGGCGTCGACTTCGGCTACCGGGGTGAACGGCTCGGTCTGCCGGAGCACGGGCCCGGCTCCATCGCCCCGCTCGGCCGGCGCTTCGGCGCCCTGTTCGTGGACTGGGCGCTCTGCATGCTGATCGCATACGGACTGCTCTCCGGCGGTGACTGGCAGGCGTCGGGGAACTGGGCGCTCGCCGTCCTGCTCGTCCTCAGCCTGCTCACCGTCGGGACGGTCGGCTTCACCCCCGGAAAGCGCCTCTTCGGCCTGCGGGTCGTCGCGGAGAACGGCGAGCGGATCGGACCGGTCCGCGTGCTCATCCGTACCGTACTGCTCTGCCTGGCCATCCCGGCGCTGGTCTGGGACCGCGACGGACGCGGTCTGCACGACCGCCTCGCCCGTGCCGTGCAGGTGCGGATCTGACATCCGCGTCCGCGGAAGGCAGGCGGAAGGCAGGCGGAACGTAGGAGAGGGTGGCCCGGAACTCGCGTTCCGGGCCACCCTCTTGTCACATACGCGTACGTGTGAAGGTCAGCGCGCCTTTCCGCCGCGCGGCATCCGCATGCCCTTGGGCATCGGCCCCTTCGGCAGCGGCATGTTGCTCATCAGGTCGCCCATCGCGCGCAGCCGGTCGTTGGCCGCCGTGACCTGCGGTCCCGCCAGGACGCGCGGGAGCTTGAGCATGGTCGTACGGACCTTCTTCAGCGGCACCTGGCCCTCGCCGTCACCGACGATGATGTCGTGCACCGGCACATCGACGACGATGCGCGCCATCCGCTTCTTCTCGGCGGCGAGCAGGCCCTTCACCCGGTTCGGGTTGCCCTCGCCGACCAGCACGATGCCCGCCTTGCCGACCGCCCGGTGGACGACGTCCTGGCTGCGGTTCATCGCGACCGCGGGCGTCGTGGTCCAGCCACGGCCCACGTTCTCCAGAACAGCCGCCGCGGCGCCCGGCTGGCCCTCCATCTGACCGAAGGCCGCGCGCTCGGCCCTGCGGCCGAAGACGATCGCCATCGCGAGGAACGCCAGGATGAACCCGAGGATGCCCAGATAGATGGGGTGGTTGATCAAGAAACCGATCGCGAGGAAGACACCGAAGGTGACGATTCCCACACCCGCGAGGATAAGTCCGACTTTCGAGTCGGCTTTCCGGGTCATCTTGTAGGTGAGGGCGATCTGCTTCAGTCGCCCCGTGTTCGCAGCAGTGTCTGCGTTTTCCTTCCTCGCCATACCCAGAAGTTTACGTGGCGTGGGAAGTGGCGTCCGACACCGCCTCCAGTACGTGCTGTGTCTCGACCCGGTCCTTGGCCCGGCTGCGGTCCTCCAGCACGGCCGTCCAGGCGTTGCGGCGCGCCGTGCGCTGGCCGCCGGCGAGGAGGAGGGTCTCCATCGCGCGCAGCGCGCCGGAGAGGGAGGGGAGCGGGGGCAGGGCCAGGGCGGTGCGCGAGGCGGCCGCCGCGGCCTGGGCGACGGAGCCCTCGGCGGGGACGCCCGCGGTGCGGCGCGCGGCGGCGTCCGCGGTGTGGTGTACGGGTCGTACCGGCGCGACCTGCATGGTGGCGGTCCCCTCGCAGAGGTGAAGGCGTTGAGCGCGTGTGCGCGGTGCGTGAATCCAGCGTCACTCACTGGTGTTACCAGGGCGTGACCGAGCGGTCAAACGCGCATGAAACCCTGACGCGGGTACGGACGCGGCCCTCCGAACGCCGACGCGGCCCGTGCCACCGCCCCTGCCTGCGGGGAAGCGTACGGGCCGCGTCGCGCCATGAGTTACTGGCGGGTAATCGCTTGTGTTCCGATTCACACGGCCTGGCCGGCCACCGCCGCGCCGCGCCGCTCGTTCGCCTGCTGGTACAGCCGGCCCGCGCGGTACGAGGAACGCACCAGCGGACCCGACATGACGCCCGAGTAGCCGATCTGGTCGGCCTCGTCCTTCAGCTCCACGAACTCCTGCGGCTTCACCCAGCGCTCGACCGGGTGGTGCCGGGGCGACGGACGCAGATACTGCGTGATCGTGATCAGTTCGCACCCGGCGTCGTGCAGCTGCCGCAGCGCGTCACTGACCTCGGCGCGCTCCTCGCCCATGCCCAGGATCAGGTTGGACTTGGTGATCAGCCCCGCCTCGCGGGCGCGCGTGATCACTTCGAGGGAGCGCTCGAACCGGAACCCGGGACGGATCCGCTTGAAGATGCGCGGCACCGTCTCGACGTTGTGCGCGAGCACCTCAGGGCGGGACGAGAAGACCTCGGCCAGCTGCTCGGGCACCGCGTTGAAGTCGGGGATGAGCAGCTCGACCTTGGTGTGGCCGCTCTCGCGGTCCGCCGTCAGGCCGTGGATCTGGCGCACGGTCTCCGCGTACAGCCAGGCGCCGCCGTCCTCCAGGTCGTCCCGCGCGACACCGGTGATCGTGGCGTAGTTCAGGTCCATCGTGACGACGGACTCACCCACGCGGCGCGGCTCGTCGAGGTCCAGCGCCTCCGGCTTCCCGGTGTCGATCAGGCAGAAGTCGCAGCGCCGGGTGCACTGCTCACCGCCGATGAGGAAGGTCGCCTCGCGGTCCTCCCAGCACTCGAAGATGTTGGGACAGCCGGCCTCCTGGCAGACCGTGTGCAGTCCCTCGCTCTTCACGAGTTTCTGGAGCTGCTGGTACTCGGGGCCCATTTTCGCCCGGGTCTTGATCCACTCGGGCTTGCGCTCGATGGGGGTCTGGCTGTTCCGGACCTCCAGGCGCAGCATCTTGCGTCCGTCGGGTGCGACAGCGGACACGTCCGGCACCTCTCTCTGCTGGCGCGGCATTCGATTCTTCGGCGAACACCAGGTTACGCCCGTTATTTGCGTGGCATTACGTCTGGCCAACCCGTGGCCAAGGGGGCGCATTCCCCCGGGCGGTGGCGCCGGGGGGCGGGGGCTTCGGGGGCTACGCTCCCGCGCGCTCCGGTTCGCGCGCGGACTTCTCCTCCTGAGCGCCCTCGCGGACGATCTCGCGCGGTTTCGGATCGGCCCCCTCCAGCACGTCCCGCAGATGTTTCTCCAGTACGGGAACGACCTCCTCGACCGTCACCTCACGGCCCAGCTCGTACGAGAGCGACGTCACGCCCGCGTCCCGGATCCCGCACGGCACGATCCGGTCGAACCAGGTGTTGTCCGGGTTCACGTTCATGGCGAAGCCGTGCATCGTCACACCCTTCGCCACCCGGATACCGATCTGGGCGAGCTTGCGGTCCTCGCGGCGCTGGCCGGCGTTGGAGGGGGCGTACTCCGGCCCGTTCAGCCGCGGGTCGAACTCCTCGTCCGCCACCCGGGGATCGAAGTCCAGGGTCAGGCCGCCCACCGCGGGGCGATCCGCCACCGGGTCACCGAGCACCCACACCCCGCTGCGGCCCTCGACCCGGGTGGTCCGAAGACCGAAGTCCGCGACCGTACGGATCATGGCCTCTTCGAGACGGCGCACATGCGCGACGACATCGACGGGACGCGGCAGCTTGAGGATCGGGTAGCCCACCAGCTGGCCGGGGCCGTGCCAGGTGATCTTCCCGCCCCGGTCCACATCCACGACCGGGGTGCCGTCCAGCGGGCGCTCACTGTCCACCGTGCGCCGTCCCGCCGTGTAGACGGGAGGGTGTTCCAGCAGCAGACAGGTGTCCGGGATCTCGTCGGCGAAGCGGGCCGCGTGCACCCGGCGCTGCTCCTGCCATGCCTCCTGGTACTCGACGCGATCCGCGCCGAACCCCAGGTGGATGTACCGCAGCTCACTCACGCCCGTGCCTCCCTCACCACTTCACCGCGCGCCACAGGCGCCCACGCCACTGTACGGCGGCCCCCGGCGGTTCGGCCGGGCAGGTGGTCCGGGGCGCTCCCCGCCGGTCCCCGGACCACCCCGGAACAGGTCCGGTCACACCGGGGTCAGTGACGCAAGCGCTCCTCACACGATCGGATGAATGTTGGGCAAAGGTGGTGGCCGGAGCGGTCCTGGCTACTAAATTCGCGCCGTTCCATGAGGGCTGCTCCCGGG
It encodes the following:
- a CDS encoding RDD family protein yields the protein MDNRQAIGSWLSGPRAAAEQMGVDFGYRGERLGLPEHGPGSIAPLGRRFGALFVDWALCMLIAYGLLSGGDWQASGNWALAVLLVLSLLTVGTVGFTPGKRLFGLRVVAENGERIGPVRVLIRTVLLCLAIPALVWDRDGRGLHDRLARAVQVRI
- a CDS encoding DUF4191 domain-containing protein yields the protein MARKENADTAANTGRLKQIALTYKMTRKADSKVGLILAGVGIVTFGVFLAIGFLINHPIYLGILGFILAFLAMAIVFGRRAERAAFGQMEGQPGAAAAVLENVGRGWTTTPAVAMNRSQDVVHRAVGKAGIVLVGEGNPNRVKGLLAAEKKRMARIVVDVPVHDIIVGDGEGQVPLKKVRTTMLKLPRVLAGPQVTAANDRLRAMGDLMSNMPLPKGPMPKGMRMPRGGKAR
- a CDS encoding SCO2195 family GlnR-regulated protein — translated: MALPPLPSLSGALRAMETLLLAGGQRTARRNAWTAVLEDRSRAKDRVETQHVLEAVSDATSHAT
- a CDS encoding lipoyl synthase — encoded protein: MSAVAPDGRKMLRLEVRNSQTPIERKPEWIKTRAKMGPEYQQLQKLVKSEGLHTVCQEAGCPNIFECWEDREATFLIGGEQCTRRCDFCLIDTGKPEALDLDEPRRVGESVVTMDLNYATITGVARDDLEDGGAWLYAETVRQIHGLTADRESGHTKVELLIPDFNAVPEQLAEVFSSRPEVLAHNVETVPRIFKRIRPGFRFERSLEVITRAREAGLITKSNLILGMGEERAEVSDALRQLHDAGCELITITQYLRPSPRHHPVERWVKPQEFVELKDEADQIGYSGVMSGPLVRSSYRAGRLYQQANERRGAAVAGQAV
- the lipB gene encoding lipoyl(octanoyl) transferase LipB, whose amino-acid sequence is MSELRYIHLGFGADRVEYQEAWQEQRRVHAARFADEIPDTCLLLEHPPVYTAGRRTVDSERPLDGTPVVDVDRGGKITWHGPGQLVGYPILKLPRPVDVVAHVRRLEEAMIRTVADFGLRTTRVEGRSGVWVLGDPVADRPAVGGLTLDFDPRVADEEFDPRLNGPEYAPSNAGQRREDRKLAQIGIRVAKGVTMHGFAMNVNPDNTWFDRIVPCGIRDAGVTSLSYELGREVTVEEVVPVLEKHLRDVLEGADPKPREIVREGAQEEKSAREPERAGA